From Zea mays cultivar B73 chromosome 3, Zm-B73-REFERENCE-NAM-5.0, whole genome shotgun sequence:
GCCCGATCCCGCAGCAGCCACAGGCGGcggcccagcagcagcagcaacaattgACCGGGGATTCACCTGGCGCGGAGTCGCTCCGGCAAGAGCTCAAGACGCAGCAGCTCAAAGTGAAGCGCCTCAAGGACGAGTCCCTGTGGAACCAGAGCTACAAGAAGGCCGTAGGCCTCATGGCGCGCGCCGCCTGCGCGCTGTTCGTCCGCATCTGCTCCATCTTCGGCCCATTCGTCGCTGGCCTcccgccgccgctgccgtcgGCCAGCACGGACAGCGTCCAGACCCGGCTGTCGAAGCTGCTGCACCCGCGGTCGGCGAAGGCGAAGGCGTCGTCCGGGCCGATCACGCGTCGGGACGGCCCGTCCCGCGTGCACCCGCCGATGAGCAACTCGTGCCCGATCATCGGGCGGCACCCGCCGGGCCAGAAACCCCCCACCAACTGGCGCAAGGTCCTGGACGCGCCGCCCAGCACCGTCGGCGGCGCGGGGCTGGACCAGCAGTACGCGAACGTGATCGCGTCCGCGGAGGAGCTGCTGCGCATGGAGGCCGAGGGCCGCCAGGAGGAGGCCTCCGCGGAGCGCGCCGAGATGTACGAGATGCTCCCGGCGAAGCTCCGCGCGGCGGTCCGGTCGAAGCTGCGGGAGTGGTGGCGCGACCCGGGCCCGCTGGACGAGGGCCTGGCGCGCGGGTggaaggacgcggtggaccgcatCATGGCGTGGCTGGGTCCGATGGCGCGCGACACGGTGCAGTGGCAGGCGGAGCGGAACATGGACCGGACGCGCCGGTTCGACGGCGCCCCGCGCGTGTACGCGCTGCAGACGCTGCGGTGGGCGGACAAGGACaaggccgaggcggccatcgtcgaGGTGCTCGTCGCGCTGAGCTGCATCTGTTGGTACGAGGAGCGCCGGCGAGGCTCCGTCCGTCTCGGTTGAACCATTCAACGCATTCTTTCCCCTCGCTCGATCAGATCGGTCGTGGCGGGTGGCCGTTTCTTCCTCTTCTCTCCTGCGTTTGTCAAATATTTGATTTGAAGAGTTGATTTTTTGAGCCGGTAGTAGAAGAATTAGAAGTTAGAACGGGGTGGTGATGCGTTGAACGGGTTAGGAAGGAAGGagacacagcagcagcagcaatacttGAAACGAAATCGATGGTTGGTATGCGCGTTGGGGTGGCTGTCAGCGGCGTGACGCCGACACGTGGGGGCCTCGCTTCCCACTCTCCCGTCGGTCTCACGCCAGTGACAGAGTCCGGTGTACAACACAGCGTCACGAGGATTGTGTAATATATATACTACGATTGATTCTTTGAAATTCGTCCCGTCTGAGTAGAGTATGTAACCCGCTGTTGCTTTTTTCCTTTCTGCTGCCTCCCAACAATTGACAAAGTAATCCTAGCCTCAAAATCTGTATCAACAACGAACAGAATAATTGAACAAAGttaggtcttgttcggttatttctatTATACATGAATTGAATGTGATTGAAAAAAATTTAGAAGAATTTTAACTTACTTGTGATTTAAACCTACTCAATCCCACATAATTCATatagattgagagctaaccgaacaaaccCTAAGTTGGACCAGGCTAGGTATCCGGCCGCCCAACTAACGACACCCCTTTTTTGGTTAGAAGGAAATTGAAGGGAACTGAGAATCGGTGGGGAAATTAAGCCATTTCTCTCTTAACCCCTTTTAATCCTCTTCTAACCAAACAAGCCTTTAGTGCATGCTAAAATTATTAAAGCCGATTAGTCCGTTAATTACACACACCACACATCTAAAGGCGGGTTACCGCAAAAGAGGCGCATCTAGGTCATGTTTCTTGTGGTACTAATGTACATTGTATGTATGCTCTTTTAACTCTAACGCACATCAAACTTTTGTCTTGGATCCACAACACAAAACAGGTAAATTAGGGTGGGTTTGGTTGCAATGACAACACGGGGCGGGATGGAACGATCCATCAAATAAGGTTATTTGGTTCAGAGTCAAGGGTTGGGACATGACTATCATAATGTTGCCTCAATTGTCCTTCAAAATTGGAGGTACGAGAGATGACGCCAGAGAACGTCTCTGTCCTGTCCCGCAACCAAACATATCCTGGTTGCAATAACAGGACGGAACGATCCTTCAAATAAGTTTGTTTGGTTCAGGGTCAAGAGTTAAGACAGAACTATCCCAGTGTTATCTCCGGTTATCCCTCGAATTTTAAGGGATAAGCGAGGATACCAGGGGACGTCCCTGTACTAACTCTCccgcaaccaaacgcacccttaaTTTCCCCCTTAATCCCTCTGATCCTCCCTCTGATCCCGACAAGATTTGAGTTCCTAAACTATCCTTTCATTTCCTTATCCACCAAACCAGACCTCAAAGTAAAAAAAAAACGTGGCATCCCAAACCTGTTCTGGTTACTGACTGAATTCAATGCTGTGTTTACTATAACTATGTGCGGCAACGCTGATTATCAAACAGCCCAGCTTAGTAGCTTACGTCAAGATTCGTGAAGGGTATCCATCCGCCAATgatgtgagagagagggagaaggaAGCGGTGAATGCAGGTGGACACACATGCCATCTGCAGATAACACTAGAGTTACAACACAGGGTTTTTGTGAGAATGTATTTCTGACTGAATTCAGTAATACACTTGCACTCCTCCATTGCTAGCTCCTAATAATGGCATCGCGCCCAACACCTCGCGTTGACGTGGTTATACAAATCACCGCCGCAGATTAGCAGTTGCAGGAGGCCATAAACAAAACAAAGTGGTGGTTCACTGACCAGGCGAGCATAAAGAAGCATTTGCGAAAGAAGAACCTACAGGCAAATATAAAGAAATGGGTCCTGCCGCTAGCTAGGGCGGGAGCGGGATGGCGTAATTCACATGGCTCGAAGTTTATATTATATACTAGTACTTAGATTATGGCGGGATGGCGTAATTCACATGGCTCGAAGCTTATATTATATACTGGTACTTAATTAGTTTATTGCTCCACTGCGCATCTACACAAACCATGCATGGGAAAGAAGTTAAATTGCCGGTCAAAGCAGCAACAGCCTACCAGTAGTTAGTAGGTAGGTCAGGCTCAGGCTACAGCGAGGACATGCATTTTCTAAACCCTAAACAGTGACTAGCACTCTAGCAGTCGCTAATCCTGTGCGTGCGAAGGCTTATCTATAAGGAGCACACGCATCGTGCAGCTGGAGTTTTGTTCCAGTCAACCTCCGCTGGGGGGATCTTCGAGACGCACTCGGAGGGTTGGCCGCATTTGGTGGCCACCGATCGTAGAGTCTACAGAGACATCGGACTGTTTTGTGCAGTTGACGGCCAGAATGGATGTGCATGTATGGTTAGGGTTGAACGCTCGATTTGATTCGTTAGTAGCTCATAGGGCTGTTTCTGACTGTTTGGAGGCATAAGGCGAAACGaaggctatatatatatatatatatatatatatatatatatatatatatatatatatatatatatatatatatatatatatatatatatatatatatatatatatatatatatatatatatatatatatatattaggtaTGTGCTCATGCGTTGCCATGAGAGTTAAAATTTAGTACAAAACATAGAtacggaacgacaaacatcattatgatatgtaaAACTCATGTGACAAAATATCACCGTAACATTAATATTATATTGACGATGTAAATATGTAATATCACTATAAATACACCGACTCAAATAGAATGAACTGATATCAAACAAACATTATATTATTGTATAAATTATTTCTAAAGAATCAATATAgaattttaaatgatagttcagacATTGTGATTACCCATTGGTAGGTGAAGCAAGGGAGAGGTGGAGGAGAGGAAGAGACCTAAGCGTTTTCGCATATGAAGCACGACGTATGAAGACATGAGTTTACAAGGTTTTCAAGTTCCAAGGAAGTAGCACATGTCTCTTTACACTCATTTGTGTTACAGAAGAGAGAACACAAGCACAATCAGCAATCTTTTatggtagtagtagtagtagcagatgTCGTTTGTTGGCCACAGATATAGATAGGATGTCTGATCGTTCAGCCAAGACCTTGAAGCAACACACCATCGTTGCCTAGCACAAATCCTTTGTTGTCATCAAGGAACCTGTGGCAGTGTCATGATTACAAAATGTTTCTGACAAGCAAGAGAGCAGCAACATCAATATGATTACTTGACGGAGTAGAGGTTGGCAACGATAGCCTTGTCGTGCACGCAGCTCTTCCCTTTGTTTGTAATCTTGTGCAACACGTTGCTGCCACAAGCTGCCCAAGCCTCCTCCTGAAGCAGTGTAGTGCATAGAAATTCATAGAAAACCATACAGGCCAAGAGATTGAACTGAATTGCCAAGAGATTTACCTATGAGCGGTAGACCACATCAAGGATCCCAAACCATCGGCTCTGCACCTGCACCTCCTCAAAGTCTTCAGTTATCTACACATAGATTGACACAAAGCAATTAGCGCTCGCTGCAGCTTCTTCTGTTCTAGCTAGCCACCTACATGACTGTTCCTATACTGAGGAAGAGCCCACCACCGCGCAACAGCAACCAAGTCAGGTAATGAGAAACAGAAATTTGTTATGAGAAGAAGAAGCTAATATACACCAAATAATTCTTTGGTGTGTAATCAGTCTATGCATTTAGCTTGTATCTAGCTTGTATAGTGTTTATACAGTCTATGCATCTAGCTTGTATAAACTGGATCATTTGGACATAGCTAATTAGTTTATACACAATTTATCAGATTATACAAGCTAATTTATAAATTTTATCAGATTTGGACACAGTTTATAGTGTTTATACGGTCTATGCATCTAGCTTGTATAAACTGGATTATTTGGACAGAGCTAATTAGTTTATACACAATTTATCAGATTGCTCTTCAGTTTATACACACTCTATACAAATTATTTTATAGAAATCTGAATTATTTGGAGCTAATTTATACAGTTTATACATAGAGCACCCTTGAAAGCCACATTCACATGAAAGCAGTATACACAGAACTTACACACCGAAGAATTATTTGGCGTAGAATTCAGATTGTTTCAGTGAAATTGATGATACTGTATTTGGACCCTGGACCTTCACAAGTTATAGTACGAACTAAACATCCAGCAGCATGGGCAAAAAATCTATTTAATTCACTAAACAAGAGATATTAACCAAATTTCTACAGCTGAAAAAAATGGCCCTTAGTCAACAAAATCCCTTTCTAGCATTGAATTCACCACGCATGAACAAAGCGTTGGTAATTTGCACACCCTGTGGTGACAACTTCGTAGAGTGGCTAAATGAATTGTTCCTATAGCCATCAGGCTAATGCCTTGCACATTTCTCAGGCAACATAATTCATGTTACTGGAATATTCAATAGGAAGAACGTCTTGTTTTTCAACTCAGAAGTGTATCGACTTCAGCAACGAACGGATCAAAGACCTGCCAGGCACAACACTGCCGGCACCAGGCACCATGATCAAATGCAAGTACAGCATCAGAGCGGAGCGAACCCCTTACATATTTGCTAATTGCTACTCGTAAAGGTGTACATAGAATATGTTTACTAATTTTGCCTTAGATACCATCAGATAAGTATTATGGCACTGCTACACATCTCATGCAGATGGAGCTGTTCTCCGCAAATCAGGCAGCCCCAATCAGCAAGGATGAGGGCGCTACCTACTCAATTTGCCCCATTCTTCTTTCTCAACAGATCAGCTCGACGCTTAGCCTCCCTCTCTGCTGTCTGGACATAAAACTCTGCCCCGAGCATGTCATTTATCTCTACATTTGATGACACACTTGCTTCCATGGTTTCGATTATCAGTTCGACGGTCAGAGTGAATCCTAGGGCTGAGAGCACACGTACAGAATTGGCAAGCCGGCAAATATGCTTCCTTGTCTCTAATGGGGTGAAATTTTCTGCTTCAGTGCTGAACCCCTGCTGACCTCCTGTCGTTTTTGGTTTTTCACCCACCACAACATGCTCACCAACCCAGATAAATCCATTGCAATCAAGAATCAAGTCGACATTGTACttttcaagatgatgaaaatgctgCTTCTTACGTTTAACCAAGTATGGAGCTACCATCAACAATTGACCCCTCTCTAGCTGTACTTTTCAAGATGGTGAAGCCCTTCCACGCATGAACAGCTTCGGTTACCTCGTTCATGTAGATCTTCGACATCCTCGTCATACCATTTGTCCAGTCAACCTTCAAGAACACATGTCCTTTTTCAGGAGCCTTGGCCACCAACCGCTCTCATCTTTCTTGTTCTGGTAGCATATGAATTTATATCTCATCTTTCTTGATCTCTCCCTTTCTGAGAAGGATAACCATCACTCTCACCATACCTACAAAGAAAATCAGATTTAGATGTATCGCAAATAAAGAAAACAAGAACATTTAAACCCACAAAATATTGAGAGCTACAAGTTTGAATAGCATAAATATAATAGAAGTAAGAAATAGCATGCCCTCTATAGGAAAGCATAAAAACATTGCACTGTAGTTGCTGCATCATCGTGAGCGATGTCTAACAGTAAAGGATTTAATAGAATGAGTCTGATAAAATTTGACCCATCATatgaagtatggtttatatgtacATAGGGGAAAAAGGATACTGCCAGTATTTTCTTGGAAGAACAGAATGGTTGGGCTTGCATCTTGTGGAGAAATGCTATGGCAGCTCTCTGTAGCAGCATGTGGTCTTCAGCAGAGAGAAAATCTGGTGCTGCACTTCAGCAGGCCATGCATTTCTCCTACAAAGTGTGACCTTATCAAGATCTTTAGCCAATACGATCATTCAATGAAGTGAAGGCAGATGTTGCAAACAGTGCCAGCTCTGTCAAGGTGATCTTCAAGAGGCGCATGGATGCTGAGGCAGCGTTTGCAGGTGCTGGGAAGATCAGTGCCCTTGGACCTGCCCTTGTGAGCTTTCGTCTCACTGACTTCCCAGCTAGTGCTTCAGGAAATAAAGCTTCCCATGTTGCATCAAAGAGTGAATAGTGTTGCTTGACCAGTGAGGTAAAAACGGCTTTCGTCTCACTGACTTTCGATCTAGATCTGACCACCTTGCTCTTGCTCCAATCTGCGGGCAGAAAAAGGAGGTAGACAAATTAGAAGAGAAATCACAAAGAAGCATAGATCGAGAAGCTGAGATCCTGGTCACTCACTGAAGAATACGGTGATCTGCTCCTGCTCTGCATGCCTTCGGGCGCCATCACCACCAGCCTGAATGGGCCGACGCCGCACGAGTCCGACAAGGAGGTGTCCTTCTCCACGCACGCGTGCAGCTTGTGAGGATCATGCAGCCACTCGGGGTCTAGCTCCTCAACGTCCTCTAGGCTCTTCAGCACCTCGAACACAACCTCCATGTCTGTCTGCAAAAAGATAGGAGTAATATGATGCAATGAATTACTAAAATAAATTTTATAGAGGCTAGATCATGGTCTACAGTAATATAAAAACAACAAACGAAACCTATAGTAAACATCATTAATATAACTAACTGAGAATAGACAATGAGATACCTGAAGACTATGTCAGTTGTGCCTCGTTGCAGCGGTAAGAAATATCTTGATAGAACATGGATTACATTTTCCATTAGTTTGGTGTCATTTTGCTCTTTAGCATGTTGCTGCAAATGGAGAGAATCATAACCAGGTAGCTAGAAAAAATGGGTACCAGAAGACTTTTTTAACAAAATAACAATAGATAATGAGCAGAACCAATCATTGGTGTTAAATAGTATGCTTCCATAAAGCCTTCAATCATGCATTCATCACATTACCTTAATCAAACCGAATTTTTTTGTCATGATGGAGGGTCAAACAGAAACAGGCACAAAGATTTTTTTTAGGTGGGTatgtgtcacactcggttttagaaggcaaaccgaatgcgaaccatgtacgtgccaggatcagttattcacgtacacagcagttacataatatggacatcatcacacagtgctcaaaatagtattaataagggaaatagtcgattacatcatacgtctgagacgtccatatagttcttacaataaatcaaagtgcggaaaagaaacgtagataacgcggccttcacaggcagccgactgggggttgccgctaacccacacctagaactcgtcgtagtcttggaactcctggaagtctccttccacagcttcatcttcgcctgagcagtggttgcaatgctgacaacctggggggggtttggtgtgtagagcaagggtgagtacacatcaacatactcagcaagtatcctgtttggctgtagtggactagctttatgtggggataagtcaagcagttgcttttagttggtcaggttattacttactagtagaaagccaggttttaacattaacccaagttattagcccaatgtatcctttccaaacagaaagaataccacttaccaataccataatcgtaatcagaaccatcaatctcattgccacctgtaccaaagtatctctgatcaagtatcactaatcactggagctcccttggccgctcataaccgcgagcacggctgatatatcagtttcataacactctgcagaggttgcgcactttacccacaagccgtgattccctctctagcccgggcttgcaagacccttattcactcccgaggtgaatggccagggattcactacgaagcctttacaaagattccccggggctgtagcctcccgttaggtttcctaaatgtaccgcactcctccccaagggacaaatcaaccttggcagagcgagccgcatacaccgagccccattgacggcacgacggctaagcgaactacaccccggttcctctaattattcagctaagggcgtcccactccaccctcatggttgcactgttttcccgggcggtcatccaacgaacaggtccttacggagaggcactcgagaaaccgctcgagccccctaaagtatcaccagcccaacatcataatcatagaggcaacatcgtatcataagtgttcacatcatgtttattgattaaagtaaagcaatagcatgaatctaaccatagtaaccccaaAAGGTagtcaaggataaggtaaatagaaagctagtcaatccttaggttgttcatggtatgcgggttgatgaattataaagtaaataggacataataggtcagaggacacttgcctccaccaaccgactgctgctcaggggcttctcctgcgaattcctcgggctcttcgaccggatcgttctctatgcgattgcaaacatacatacatccatccacatttaatacaaaagaacagtacaccatacaagggaacaaataaagtgagtatgcatcaagtatgacattccatatcgcatttgttatggt
This genomic window contains:
- the LOC100191889 gene encoding uncharacterized protein LOC100191889 translates to MVVLMQKPWLPVDLRLPAGPQASLGILAFEAAAAMSKLLSLHRSLSDPEVSRLRSDAMRSPGVAYLNSTDQAFLLKLACAELVVSLDTAAAAVARLGLRCGLDFGGVYACLKAGTPDARLDPLLAKGLRVKAKKMERLVAATAKLCSEMETLDELESADRKLNVRGWSRLSGPIPQQPQAAAQQQQQQLTGDSPGAESLRQELKTQQLKVKRLKDESLWNQSYKKAVGLMARAACALFVRICSIFGPFVAGLPPPLPSASTDSVQTRLSKLLHPRSAKAKASSGPITRRDGPSRVHPPMSNSCPIIGRHPPGQKPPTNWRKVLDAPPSTVGGAGLDQQYANVIASAEELLRMEAEGRQEEASAERAEMYEMLPAKLRAAVRSKLREWWRDPGPLDEGLARGWKDAVDRIMAWLGPMARDTVQWQAERNMDRTRRFDGAPRVYALQTLRWADKDKAEAAIVEVLVALSCICWYEERRRGSVRLG